A window of Leptotrichia wadei contains these coding sequences:
- a CDS encoding MalY/PatB family protein, giving the protein MSENYDFETLLSRKGQGSFKWEAMYREVPNLSDDIVPFSVADMELKIAPEIREGLKKYIDEVILGYTGATNKYYEAVISWMKRRHNFKVEKDWIVCTSGVVAALYTGVKAYLQEDEGVIIFTPVYYPFYNAIKSSNRKIVDCGLIEIDGYYEIDFEKFEEFAKDENNKMLILCSPHNPVGRVWKRKELEKIGKIALENDLIIISDEIHCDILMPGFKHTVLQTLSDELAEITVTCTAPTKSFNLAGIGVSNIIIKNKKLRKQFEAQMTKDGSHVFAALGFKACELAYNEAEEWFNQFLKLVDKNQKLVKQFFEEKFIGFKAPLIEGTYLQWLDFRALGLKDEELKAFMTKKANAFFNEGYIFGKAGSGFERINLAVPTRYIEAVLERIYNAIKKEYPKFCK; this is encoded by the coding sequence ATGTCAGAAAATTACGATTTTGAAACACTTTTAAGCAGAAAAGGACAAGGTTCATTTAAATGGGAAGCAATGTACAGAGAAGTGCCTAATTTATCAGATGATATTGTTCCGTTTTCTGTGGCGGATATGGAGTTAAAGATTGCTCCTGAAATAAGAGAAGGATTGAAAAAATATATTGATGAGGTGATTTTAGGTTATACTGGAGCAACTAATAAATATTATGAAGCGGTTATTTCGTGGATGAAGAGAAGGCATAATTTTAAAGTGGAAAAAGATTGGATTGTTTGCACTAGTGGTGTAGTTGCGGCACTTTATACAGGGGTGAAGGCTTATTTACAAGAGGATGAGGGTGTGATTATTTTTACACCAGTGTATTATCCTTTTTATAATGCGATTAAATCTTCTAATAGAAAGATTGTCGATTGCGGATTGATTGAAATTGACGGATATTATGAAATTGATTTTGAGAAGTTTGAAGAGTTTGCAAAAGATGAGAATAATAAAATGTTGATTTTGTGTAGTCCGCATAATCCAGTTGGAAGAGTTTGGAAAAGGAAAGAGCTTGAAAAGATAGGAAAGATTGCATTGGAGAATGATTTAATAATTATTTCTGATGAGATTCATTGTGATATTTTGATGCCTGGATTTAAGCATACTGTTTTGCAGACTTTGTCGGATGAATTGGCAGAGATAACAGTTACATGTACTGCACCTACTAAAAGTTTTAATTTGGCTGGAATTGGAGTATCGAATATTATCATTAAAAATAAGAAGTTGAGAAAACAGTTTGAGGCTCAAATGACGAAAGATGGTTCACATGTGTTTGCAGCACTTGGATTTAAGGCTTGTGAATTGGCATATAATGAAGCAGAAGAATGGTTTAATCAGTTTTTGAAATTAGTGGATAAAAACCAAAAGTTGGTAAAACAATTTTTTGAAGAAAAGTTTATTGGATTTAAAGCTCCGTTAATTGAAGGAACTTATTTGCAATGGCTAGATTTTAGGGCTTTAGGATTGAAAGACGAAGAATTGAAAGCATTTATGACGAAAAAGGCGAATGCATTTTTTAATGAGGGATATATTTTTGGAAAAGCCGGTTCTGGATTTGAGAGAATTAATTTGGCTGTGCCTACGAGATATATTGAGGCGGTTTTAGAGAGAATTTATAATGCAATTAAAAAGGAATATCCAAAATTTTGTAAATAA
- a CDS encoding SEL1-like repeat protein has translation MGIFGKIINKFRNKNNEEEKYLKIAREHINKAGENLTKEQIDEMMKLGMDTRELYPEVSKLYFERIEDYFPPASTMLATFYMDKDDEMYEKYCLKAANQGENIAKKSLAIFYAKNNNEEKMLEWYNKLDDKEDYDVLAYMSNYYMFQDNYDKVKEINFTILKNKKDDKYAPNCLGDAYFAENDFENSEKYYKMALENGSPDSKDKLFNLYQTTENIEKFRELIERDEAKRGEDFLSLGNLYFHKKDYKMAEKWYLKSEKLGFLEAKYNLGYVYYEIGNFDKAEKYFQEVIEKIPHLKESAVKKLINVYNSQANVYLTSGDFDKAEKYLKILVEKYGIKECYYNLAVINRQKGNIEKYKEYILKGIEFGDNECMFSYALSVYSETGKYTEEVDMWLKKAAEKDHVDAMYELGLFASEQNRIEDSKKWYKKAAEKGETTAMNNLANIYSEEGNKEEAMKLYLKSAEKGNPLAFFNLGNYYEENNNIELAKEYYGKVLDSLKGYPTCKIEQEALAKLKKLQNNSELKNN, from the coding sequence TTGGGAATATTTGGAAAAATAATAAATAAATTCCGAAATAAGAATAACGAAGAAGAAAAATATTTAAAAATTGCAAGAGAACATATAAATAAGGCAGGAGAAAATTTAACAAAAGAACAAATTGATGAAATGATGAAGTTGGGAATGGATACAAGGGAACTTTATCCAGAAGTTTCAAAATTGTATTTTGAACGAATAGAAGATTATTTTCCTCCTGCTTCAACAATGTTAGCTACTTTTTATATGGATAAAGATGATGAAATGTATGAAAAATATTGTTTAAAGGCTGCAAATCAAGGAGAAAACATAGCAAAGAAAAGTCTTGCTATATTTTATGCAAAAAATAATAATGAAGAAAAAATGCTGGAATGGTACAATAAACTTGATGATAAGGAAGATTATGATGTATTAGCCTACATGTCAAATTATTATATGTTTCAAGATAATTACGATAAAGTGAAAGAAATAAATTTTACAATATTAAAAAATAAGAAAGATGATAAGTATGCTCCTAATTGTTTAGGTGATGCATATTTTGCTGAAAATGATTTTGAAAATTCTGAAAAATATTATAAAATGGCTTTGGAAAATGGAAGTCCTGATTCAAAGGATAAATTATTCAATCTTTATCAAACAACTGAAAATATAGAAAAGTTTAGAGAGTTAATTGAAAGAGATGAAGCTAAAAGAGGAGAAGATTTTTTAAGCTTAGGAAATCTTTATTTTCATAAAAAAGATTATAAAATGGCTGAAAAATGGTACTTAAAGTCTGAAAAATTGGGATTTTTAGAAGCAAAATATAATTTAGGATATGTTTATTATGAAATTGGAAATTTTGATAAAGCTGAGAAGTATTTTCAGGAAGTGATAGAAAAAATCCCACATCTTAAAGAAAGTGCTGTTAAAAAATTAATAAATGTTTATAACAGTCAAGCAAATGTCTATCTAACCAGTGGAGATTTTGATAAAGCTGAAAAATATTTAAAAATATTGGTTGAAAAATATGGGATAAAGGAATGTTATTATAATTTAGCAGTAATAAATAGACAAAAAGGAAATATAGAAAAATACAAAGAATATATTTTGAAAGGAATTGAATTTGGAGATAACGAATGTATGTTTAGTTATGCACTATCTGTTTATTCAGAAACTGGTAAATATACAGAAGAAGTTGACATGTGGTTAAAAAAAGCCGCAGAAAAAGATCATGTTGATGCAATGTATGAGTTAGGTCTTTTTGCTTCTGAACAGAATAGAATTGAAGATTCTAAAAAATGGTATAAAAAAGCAGCTGAAAAAGGAGAGACAACTGCAATGAATAATCTTGCTAATATTTATAGTGAGGAAGGAAATAAAGAAGAAGCAATGAAACTTTATCTGAAATCAGCTGAAAAAGGTAATCCTTTAGCATTTTTCAACCTTGGAAATTATTATGAAGAAAATAACAATATAGAACTTGCGAAAGAATATTATGGTAAAGTATTAGATTCGTTGAAAGGTTATCCAACGTGTAAAATAGAGCAAGAAGCATTGGCAAAATTAAAAAAATTACAGAATAATTCAGAATTGAAAAATAATTAA
- a CDS encoding formate--tetrahydrofolate ligase, with protein sequence MTDIEIAQNAKLKKIGEIAQSIGLMEDDYEPYGKYKAKVSLDVLKRNAGKKDGKLILMTAVTPTPPGEGKSTVTVGLTQALNKLGYKSIAALREPSLGPVFGMKGGAAGGGMSQVVPMEEINLHFTGDIHAISAAHNLISACIDNHIHFGNELDIDVNNITFKRVLDMNDRNLRSIVVGLGPKVNGVPRENSFQITVASEIMAIFCLADSITDLKERIGEIVFAYNRKGEMLKVKQLNIQGAVAALLKDAIKPNLVQTLENTPVFIHGGPFANIAHGCNSLLATKMALKLSDYVVTEAGFAADLGAEKFLDIKARLGNLEPNVIVIVATVRALKHHGGDKDLKSENIETLTKGLVNLEKHIESMQKYNLPVVVAINKFITDTDAEIQVIKDFCAKMDVEVANCEIWEKGGEGGKELVEKVMNAIEKNEKSDKKYTPLYDLNLSIQEKIEKIAKEIYGADGVNFAPKALNNIKKYVENGYDKLPICISKTQKSLSDNPNLLGRPTGFTITINEVRLSAGAGFLVAMAGEIIDMPGLPRKPAAELIDIDENGVISGLF encoded by the coding sequence ATGACAGACATTGAAATCGCTCAAAATGCGAAATTAAAAAAAATTGGTGAAATTGCACAAAGTATTGGACTTATGGAAGATGATTATGAACCTTATGGGAAATATAAGGCTAAGGTTAGTTTGGATGTGTTGAAGAGAAACGCGGGGAAAAAAGATGGAAAGCTGATTTTAATGACTGCTGTCACTCCAACACCTCCAGGAGAAGGAAAATCAACTGTTACTGTTGGATTGACTCAAGCATTAAATAAACTTGGGTACAAATCAATTGCAGCACTTAGGGAGCCGTCTTTGGGGCCTGTGTTTGGGATGAAAGGTGGAGCTGCTGGTGGCGGAATGTCGCAAGTGGTACCTATGGAAGAGATAAACTTGCATTTTACGGGGGATATTCATGCAATTTCGGCTGCACATAACTTGATTTCTGCGTGCATTGACAATCATATACATTTTGGAAATGAACTTGATATTGATGTGAATAATATTACTTTTAAACGTGTGCTTGATATGAATGATAGAAATTTGAGAAGTATTGTCGTTGGGCTTGGACCAAAAGTAAATGGCGTGCCTCGTGAAAATTCGTTTCAAATAACGGTTGCTTCAGAAATTATGGCGATTTTCTGTCTTGCTGATTCTATTACCGACTTGAAGGAAAGAATTGGGGAAATAGTTTTTGCATACAACAGAAAAGGGGAAATGCTTAAAGTTAAGCAGCTTAATATTCAAGGGGCAGTTGCGGCATTGCTAAAAGATGCGATAAAGCCTAATCTGGTACAGACTTTGGAAAATACGCCTGTATTTATTCACGGTGGGCCTTTTGCGAATATTGCACATGGATGTAATTCGTTGCTGGCTACAAAAATGGCATTGAAATTGTCGGATTATGTAGTTACGGAAGCTGGATTTGCGGCTGATTTGGGAGCTGAGAAATTTTTGGATATAAAAGCTAGGCTTGGGAACTTGGAGCCAAATGTTATTGTAATTGTTGCGACAGTTCGTGCATTGAAGCATCACGGCGGAGATAAGGACTTGAAGTCAGAAAATATCGAAACATTGACAAAAGGACTTGTAAACCTTGAAAAACATATTGAAAGTATGCAAAAGTATAATTTACCAGTTGTTGTGGCGATTAACAAATTTATAACTGATACTGATGCTGAAATTCAAGTGATAAAAGATTTTTGTGCAAAAATGGACGTGGAAGTTGCCAACTGTGAAATCTGGGAAAAAGGTGGAGAAGGTGGAAAAGAGCTTGTGGAAAAAGTTATGAACGCCATTGAAAAGAATGAAAAATCAGATAAAAAATACACTCCACTTTACGATTTGAACTTGTCAATTCAAGAAAAAATAGAAAAAATAGCAAAAGAAATTTACGGAGCAGATGGAGTAAATTTTGCCCCAAAAGCACTTAACAATATTAAAAAATACGTGGAAAACGGCTACGATAAATTGCCAATATGTATCTCAAAAACACAAAAATCATTGTCAGACAACCCGAATCTGCTGGGACGACCAACAGGCTTCACAATTACAATCAATGAAGTAAGATTATCAGCTGGAGCAGGATTCTTAGTAGCAATGGCTGGAGAAATTATAGATATGCCAGGATTACCTAGAAAGCCAGCGGCAGAGTTAATTGACATTGATGAAAATGGAGTAATTTCAGGATTATTTTAA
- a CDS encoding pyridoxamine 5'-phosphate oxidase family protein, with protein MENTKVKMRRRDREITDNEKIKEIIKACDCCRLGLNDNGKVYIVPLNFGFTEENGNYTFYFHGARTGRKLDIIKQNNYVGFELDTNHKIYTKGDKACNYTARFQSVIGNGKVEIIEDSQEKMKALLELMKHNTGKAEWEFDEKMLKAVCVFKLAVEEMSCKEHE; from the coding sequence ATGGAAAATACAAAAGTAAAAATGCGAAGACGGGACAGAGAAATTACAGACAACGAAAAAATAAAAGAAATTATAAAAGCCTGTGACTGTTGCCGTCTTGGCTTAAACGATAACGGAAAAGTCTACATCGTCCCACTAAATTTTGGCTTTACCGAAGAAAATGGAAACTATACATTTTATTTTCACGGTGCAAGAACAGGGAGAAAACTTGATATAATAAAACAAAATAACTACGTAGGATTTGAACTTGACACAAATCACAAAATTTACACAAAAGGTGATAAAGCTTGCAATTATACCGCCAGATTTCAAAGTGTAATTGGAAATGGGAAAGTTGAGATTATTGAAGATTCACAGGAAAAAATGAAGGCGTTGCTGGAACTGATGAAACATAATACTGGAAAAGCAGAATGGGAATTTGACGAGAAAATGCTGAAGGCGGTTTGTGTGTTTAAACTTGCGGTTGAGGAGATGAGCTGTAAGGAGCACGAGTAG